In Nitrospirota bacterium, a genomic segment contains:
- the nrfH gene encoding cytochrome c nitrite reductase small subunit, with product MSRKTLLYLVMGGAGVFILLVFLLLGPPKLLAKSDQPAFCSGCHVMEAEYDAWSHTGAHRRKACVDCHLPNDNAGIHYVWKAIDGMKDVALFYSGAVPEHIELTAHGEKVVQANCIRCHEQTVTRINQERKCWECHRRIMHTRSGAMQTI from the coding sequence ATGTCAAGAAAGACCCTGTTATACCTGGTGATGGGAGGCGCCGGCGTGTTCATTCTGCTGGTCTTTCTCCTGCTCGGTCCGCCCAAGCTCCTTGCCAAGTCCGACCAGCCCGCCTTCTGCTCAGGATGCCACGTCATGGAAGCCGAATACGACGCCTGGTCACACACCGGCGCGCACCGGAGGAAGGCCTGCGTCGACTGCCACCTGCCGAATGACAATGCCGGCATCCACTATGTCTGGAAGGCCATCGACGGCATGAAAGACGTTGCGCTCTTTTATTCAGGCGCCGTGCCGGAGCACATCGAGCTTACCGCTCATGGAGAAAAGGTGGTGCAGGCGAACTGCATCAGGTGTCACGAGCAGACCGTGACGCGCATCAACCAAGAGCGAAAATGCTGGGAATGCCACCGGAGGATCATGCACACCCGGAGCGGCGCGATGCAAACCATTTAA